The Sediminispirochaeta smaragdinae DSM 11293 genome has a segment encoding these proteins:
- a CDS encoding glycosyl hydrolase family 79 N-terminal domain-containing protein, whose translation MSSPRHYTICIGSRKPIRSLPADFLSLTIDSSLLLGGHWWGKSRSFAKGVSGEQVAPLDLEHSQLVAYAAQLAPAMLRIGGTEADWVRYKMGKKALRKLRGAKPASHRIGNSNDRPAYELVLKKGVWKRLNRFIKESGFDLLFTLSAGPADRDSNGAWRSDNAMRLVAYSVQKGFRVAAWEFGNEVNGFPFLYGPKKRVSASQYSRDFEYFSESVKHIDPQAKIIGPASAIWPIIGEPNPIIKKLCVSPAARHLDAVSWHYYPQQSHHGPIAVRRAGTYRMLSPGNLNDIVRWNRNIQRYLKKSREHPTSTENWLTETAHALYGGEPGLSDSFVSTLWWLDELGVLARNGVDKVFRQSLIGARYGLLDQESMKPKPDYYASFLWKKLMGNLVLETGTTIGTNKKLRYYRHTTGAYFAGSAAEALLLINLNRKTSAHVEITTPDAPFSIGHTILLQADGGFTSKSMLVNGVPAEDDLVFSWGTKKVMKKYKISGKKNERITKELSLPPLSALFYLFARPEN comes from the coding sequence CTCCGGTGAGCAGGTTGCGCCCCTTGACCTTGAACACTCACAACTTGTTGCCTACGCAGCACAGCTCGCTCCTGCCATGTTACGGATCGGAGGAACCGAAGCGGATTGGGTCAGATATAAGATGGGAAAAAAGGCACTTCGAAAGCTAAGGGGAGCCAAGCCGGCCAGCCACCGGATAGGAAATAGCAACGATCGCCCCGCTTATGAATTGGTACTCAAAAAGGGAGTATGGAAGCGATTAAACCGTTTTATCAAGGAATCGGGTTTTGATCTCCTTTTCACGTTAAGTGCCGGGCCCGCCGATAGGGATTCAAATGGAGCCTGGAGGTCAGATAACGCCATGAGACTGGTGGCCTATTCGGTGCAAAAAGGATTCCGCGTTGCGGCATGGGAATTCGGCAATGAGGTAAACGGCTTTCCGTTTCTTTACGGGCCGAAAAAGCGGGTTTCGGCATCCCAGTATTCTCGTGACTTCGAATACTTTTCGGAAAGTGTGAAGCATATTGATCCGCAGGCCAAGATTATCGGTCCCGCTTCGGCAATATGGCCGATCATCGGGGAACCCAACCCCATCATAAAAAAGCTCTGTGTCTCTCCCGCAGCGCGACACCTGGATGCGGTTTCCTGGCACTATTATCCCCAACAGTCTCACCACGGACCGATAGCCGTCAGAAGAGCCGGAACCTACCGGATGCTGTCGCCCGGAAACCTTAACGACATAGTACGCTGGAACCGAAATATACAAAGATACCTAAAAAAAAGCAGAGAGCACCCTACAAGCACGGAGAACTGGTTGACAGAGACCGCTCATGCTCTCTACGGAGGGGAGCCTGGCCTTTCAGACAGCTTTGTTTCCACCCTTTGGTGGCTTGATGAGCTGGGAGTTTTAGCGCGGAACGGAGTCGACAAGGTGTTTCGACAATCGCTCATCGGAGCACGATACGGGCTCCTGGACCAGGAGAGTATGAAACCAAAGCCCGACTATTACGCCTCCTTTCTCTGGAAAAAGCTCATGGGAAACCTGGTTCTCGAAACGGGCACGACCATCGGCACCAATAAGAAATTACGTTATTACCGTCACACCACGGGGGCCTATTTCGCAGGAAGCGCTGCCGAGGCTCTACTCCTTATCAACCTTAACAGGAAGACATCGGCACATGTCGAAATAACCACACCCGATGCACCCTTTTCCATAGGCCACACAATTCTTTTACAGGCAGATGGAGGCTTCACTTCCAAAAGCATGCTTGTAAACGGAGTTCCTGCGGAAGATGATTTGGTCTTTTCCTGGGGAACCAAGAAGGTCATGAAAAAATACAAGATCAGCGGAAAGAAGAATGAACGAATAACAAAAGAGCTCTCGCTGCCTCCTCTTTCTGCTCTTTTCTACCTCTTTGCACGGCCTGAAAATTGA